One part of the Lachnospiraceae bacterium JLR.KK002 genome encodes these proteins:
- a CDS encoding transposase, whose amino-acid sequence MAENRQYDHEYKVQAVKLAKEIGQAKAAKELGVPKNTMYGWVRANRPGSLDLGAGSQTPQSAMTLNQELLQLRQLVKEQEKEIRRLKKENDFLEEASAFFAASRLRSAKTKE is encoded by the coding sequence ATGGCAGAAAACAGGCAATACGACCATGAATACAAAGTACAGGCAGTGAAACTGGCAAAGGAAATCGGACAAGCAAAGGCCGCTAAAGAACTGGGGGTTCCAAAGAATACCATGTATGGCTGGGTACGGGCCAACCGCCCTGGCAGCCTCGACCTTGGGGCAGGTTCACAAACTCCGCAAAGCGCCATGACCCTTAACCAGGAACTTCTTCAGCTCCGCCAGCTGGTTAAGGAACAGGAAAAAGAAATCCGCCGTTTGAAGAAGGAAAATGACTTTCTGGAGGAAGCCAGCGCTTTTTTCGCCGCGAGCCGTCTGAGGTCAGCAAAAACGAAAGAATGA
- a CDS encoding putative holin-like toxin: MVTYSDLIQTGIFIVALVGLCYTIFKGKKK, encoded by the coding sequence ATGGTTACATACTCCGATCTGATTCAGACTGGGATATTCATTGTTGCCCTTGTGGGATTATGCTATACAATCTTCAAGGGAAAAAAGAAATAG
- a CDS encoding DUF6173 family protein has product MFDLPRPNITESIVSDIEPLLMAYSYSDTQFEILSKHIKAFEKTLDSEHEVGLILTNFGQSITMQVTEISYEESVLMIFKGYVNGRMSTLIQHVSQLNFLLTSVEKEPDRPKRTIGFSVPKE; this is encoded by the coding sequence ATGTTCGATTTACCAAGACCTAACATAACTGAAAGCATTGTATCGGATATAGAACCTTTGCTGATGGCTTACTCTTATTCTGATACGCAATTCGAGATTTTATCAAAGCATATAAAGGCATTTGAAAAAACTCTCGATTCAGAACATGAAGTAGGTCTTATACTTACTAATTTCGGCCAGTCTATAACCATGCAGGTAACAGAAATCAGCTATGAAGAATCGGTTTTAATGATTTTCAAAGGTTATGTAAACGGAAGAATGTCAACACTCATTCAGCACGTTAGTCAACTGAATTTCCTGCTTACTTCTGTAGAGAAAGAGCCAGACCGACCGAAACGGACTATCGGCTTTTCAGTGCCGAAAGAATAA
- a CDS encoding phosphotransferase family protein yields the protein MNFVTKEPINKGWSSDKKYCVTDENGTRYLLRVSDIAQHDTKQSEFNMMKQVASFGVPMCQPIEFGTCEDGVYSIQSWIDGEDAEQVMSGYSDTEQYVYGLEAGRILRKIHSIPAPATQEDWEIRFNRKMDYKIKKYVECPIKYENGQAFIDYINENRHLLKNRPQVYQHGDYHIGNMMIDRGGQLHVIDFNRNDYGDPWEEFNRIVWCAQKAPLFASGMVNGYFDDNVPMEFWRLLALYISSNTLSSVYWAIPFGQDEVNTMLNQAKEVLSWYDNMRNPVPTWYFKGYYLQYIDGIPFKLKSTFDFSFMKEYGTVFKVYDDQDSGNICFGTEKDGQRYFVKFAGAPTEQYGGDPADAISRLKATLPIYSDLKHENLIELIEAKEIGDGFAMVFKWADGDCMGRMYPAAYRRFIQLPINDRLAVFSDILSFLECVVSRNYVAIDFYDGSIMYDFVNGKTTICDIDLFRKQPCVNDMGHMWGSSRFQSPEEHQLGADIDEITNVYTLGATAFALFGEYNRTREKWQLSDKLFEIATRAVSDDRANRQQTIRQFTAEWEAAQ from the coding sequence ATGAATTTTGTAACGAAAGAACCAATAAACAAAGGCTGGTCGAGTGATAAAAAATACTGTGTTACCGACGAAAACGGCACACGGTATCTTTTGCGTGTTTCCGATATTGCACAGCACGACACAAAGCAGTCTGAGTTTAATATGATGAAACAGGTCGCTTCTTTTGGAGTGCCTATGTGCCAGCCCATTGAATTTGGCACTTGTGAGGATGGCGTTTATTCCATCCAAAGTTGGATTGACGGCGAAGATGCAGAACAGGTCATGTCGGGCTATTCTGATACCGAGCAATATGTATATGGCTTGGAAGCAGGACGTATTCTTCGCAAGATCCACTCCATTCCTGCTCCTGCAACGCAGGAGGATTGGGAAATCCGTTTTAACCGTAAAATGGATTATAAGATCAAAAAGTACGTTGAGTGCCCCATCAAGTATGAGAACGGACAGGCATTTATCGACTACATAAACGAGAACCGTCATTTGCTGAAAAACAGACCGCAGGTATATCAGCACGGCGATTACCACATCGGCAATATGATGATCGACAGAGGCGGTCAGCTCCACGTTATCGACTTTAACCGTAACGATTACGGTGATCCGTGGGAAGAATTTAACCGCATTGTTTGGTGCGCTCAGAAAGCTCCTCTCTTTGCTTCCGGTATGGTAAACGGATACTTTGATGATAACGTACCTATGGAGTTTTGGAGATTGCTTGCTCTTTACATTTCAAGCAATACTCTCTCATCTGTATATTGGGCGATTCCGTTCGGACAGGACGAAGTGAACACCATGCTGAACCAAGCCAAGGAGGTTCTGTCTTGGTACGATAATATGCGTAATCCTGTGCCGACATGGTATTTCAAAGGGTATTATCTGCAGTACATCGACGGGATTCCTTTCAAGCTGAAAAGTACTTTTGATTTCAGCTTTATGAAAGAGTATGGAACGGTGTTCAAGGTTTACGATGACCAGGATTCCGGAAACATCTGCTTTGGTACTGAAAAAGACGGTCAGCGTTATTTTGTAAAGTTCGCCGGTGCTCCTACCGAGCAGTACGGCGGCGATCCTGCAGATGCTATCTCCAGATTGAAAGCTACTCTCCCGATTTACAGCGATCTGAAGCACGAGAATCTGATTGAGCTTATTGAAGCCAAGGAAATTGGCGACGGGTTCGCTATGGTATTCAAGTGGGCTGATGGCGATTGTATGGGCAGAATGTACCCCGCGGCATATCGTCGCTTTATTCAGCTTCCCATCAATGACAGGCTCGCTGTGTTCAGCGACATATTGAGCTTCTTGGAATGTGTTGTCTCGCGCAATTATGTAGCCATAGATTTTTATGACGGCAGCATTATGTATGATTTTGTGAACGGAAAGACTACAATCTGCGATATTGACCTTTTCCGCAAACAACCGTGTGTCAACGATATGGGACATATGTGGGGCAGCTCTCGCTTCCAATCCCCGGAAGAACATCAGCTCGGAGCCGATATTGATGAAATTACGAACGTCTATACTCTTGGTGCTACCGCTTTTGCGCTCTTTGGAGAGTATAACCGCACACGGGAAAAGTGGCAGCTCAGCGACAAGCTCTTTGAGATCGCAACGAGAGCAGTAAGTGATGATCGTGCCAACCGTCAGCAAACAATCAGACAATTCACAGCAGAATGGGAGGCGGCACAATAA
- a CDS encoding DUF3795 domain-containing protein — protein MQNYRNGKWVDQILSQRREDGLWGNFHTLSCPVPGRNYTTEQAIRRLYYLGYTAEDEVIQPVLKRMEQCITGELDIDSYSEKKHDWVFFEKLMLAAWLRIFEPQNETALEVAYQWAQIVEKAFASGSYSVADDIAAFTEWKGRKPKSGFETGFGMFYHAALLPGVLSPKTEDLFLDYYLSKPDGMYYIYDKPLNQLPETFASRKSSCYIAAIEVLSRYDLAKEKLTFVMDWINANRNENGQWDFGEKAKDGVYFPLSDRWDKTTRIADSTYRISKLFGLPCYCGHDCSKCVTYIATQTDNDDPRRQAQSFYKERFGLDIPLEKFYCDGGRSENVFELCKECPFKKCCIERGIDACSKCSEYPCKDISDYQEKYVNRSNQLENKVK, from the coding sequence ATGCAAAACTATAGAAATGGTAAATGGGTAGATCAAATTCTTTCACAAAGGCGTGAAGATGGTCTATGGGGTAATTTTCACACACTTAGTTGCCCTGTTCCCGGCAGAAATTATACAACTGAACAGGCAATACGAAGGCTCTATTATCTTGGATATACAGCCGAAGATGAAGTTATTCAGCCTGTTCTTAAACGCATGGAACAATGTATCACGGGAGAGCTTGATATTGATAGTTACTCAGAAAAGAAACACGATTGGGTTTTCTTTGAAAAACTCATGTTGGCGGCTTGGTTGCGAATTTTTGAGCCACAAAATGAAACTGCTCTTGAAGTGGCATACCAATGGGCACAAATTGTTGAAAAAGCGTTTGCCAGTGGTAGTTACAGCGTAGCTGATGATATTGCGGCATTTACAGAGTGGAAAGGACGAAAACCCAAGAGTGGATTTGAAACGGGTTTTGGTATGTTCTATCATGCTGCGTTGCTTCCGGGGGTATTATCACCCAAAACAGAAGATTTGTTTTTGGATTATTACTTATCGAAACCGGATGGAATGTACTACATTTATGACAAACCGTTAAATCAGCTTCCAGAAACATTTGCCTCACGAAAATCAAGTTGTTATATCGCTGCGATAGAAGTATTGTCTCGTTATGATCTGGCAAAAGAAAAATTGACTTTTGTTATGGATTGGATCAATGCCAACCGTAACGAAAATGGACAATGGGACTTTGGAGAAAAGGCAAAAGATGGAGTATATTTTCCGTTGTCCGACCGTTGGGATAAGACAACAAGAATCGCAGACAGTACATATCGGATAAGTAAGCTGTTCGGTCTGCCGTGTTACTGTGGTCATGATTGTTCAAAGTGTGTTACTTATATTGCAACGCAAACCGATAATGATGATCCGCGCAGACAGGCTCAGAGTTTTTATAAAGAGAGGTTTGGACTTGATATTCCTCTTGAAAAATTCTATTGCGACGGCGGTAGATCAGAGAACGTGTTTGAGCTGTGCAAGGAATGTCCTTTCAAAAAGTGTTGCATTGAACGAGGTATAGATGCTTGTAGTAAATGCTCGGAATACCCCTGCAAAGATATTTCGGACTATCAAGAAAAGTATGTAAATAGGAGCAATCAACTGGAGAATAAAGTAAAATGA
- a CDS encoding GNAT family N-acetyltransferase: protein MQLFYGVPEDIENWMSLVTQVRWNFPGLETQEKLNEHRATVLKFMGKRQAICIKDENEIAGVMLFSRGHNMICCLAVSPEYRRRGVASILMDEALTNLDRTKEISVSTFRADDEKGTAPRALYEKYGFVADELIEEFDYPNQKYVLHPAGSERKERQLAINTTVREISGILSDCEPSIYMYGSSVLNDFRLGWSDLDILVLTSKQITEEQAKSLVGLRQAMLVDEPDNPYYRSFEGGMLTLDAFLSKKTDRVVYWGTSGERITDSYAFDSFGMAELVESSVLLYGKDIRKELKYPTFHELYADVKRHYETIRKYAQSTGRSFYSFSWMLDIARCIYTLRTGKIIAKTKAAEWALENNLCPNPDALRYALIVRRSPLEYRDDKETFDYAETLAEPIQRFADVLEKAQIQAKEINQ, encoded by the coding sequence GTGCAGCTCTTTTATGGAGTACCGGAAGATATTGAAAATTGGATGAGCCTTGTTACACAGGTGCGCTGGAATTTCCCAGGTCTGGAAACGCAAGAGAAGCTAAACGAGCATCGAGCCACCGTTCTCAAGTTCATGGGCAAGAGACAGGCTATCTGTATAAAGGACGAAAACGAGATTGCCGGTGTTATGCTGTTCTCACGAGGACACAACATGATCTGCTGTCTCGCTGTTTCGCCCGAATACCGTCGCCGTGGTGTTGCTTCCATTCTCATGGATGAAGCTCTTACCAATTTAGACAGAACAAAAGAAATCTCGGTATCTACTTTCCGTGCTGACGATGAAAAAGGAACCGCCCCAAGAGCATTGTATGAAAAATATGGTTTTGTTGCAGACGAGCTTATTGAAGAATTTGATTACCCAAATCAGAAATATGTCCTGCATCCTGCAGGATCAGAACGAAAAGAACGACAGCTCGCTATCAATACTACGGTTCGTGAAATCAGCGGTATTCTCTCGGATTGTGAACCTTCAATTTATATGTATGGCTCGTCTGTACTGAATGATTTCAGATTGGGTTGGAGCGATCTTGATATTCTTGTATTGACAAGCAAGCAAATAACGGAGGAACAGGCAAAATCGCTCGTTGGACTTCGCCAAGCTATGCTTGTAGATGAACCCGATAATCCCTATTACCGTTCTTTTGAGGGCGGGATGCTCACCCTGGATGCGTTCCTCTCAAAGAAAACTGACCGTGTAGTATATTGGGGCACAAGCGGAGAACGAATTACCGATAGTTATGCGTTTGACAGCTTCGGCATGGCAGAGCTGGTCGAGAGCAGCGTCCTCTTGTACGGAAAGGATATACGAAAGGAACTGAAATATCCCACTTTCCACGAATTGTATGCCGACGTTAAACGACACTATGAAACAATCAGAAAATACGCACAAAGCACCGGACGGAGCTTCTACTCCTTCAGTTGGATGTTGGATATAGCTCGGTGCATCTATACACTTCGCACCGGCAAAATCATCGCAAAGACAAAAGCCGCAGAATGGGCGTTGGAAAACAATCTCTGCCCCAATCCGGATGCCCTTAGATATGCGTTGATAGTTCGCAGAAGTCCGTTGGAATATCGAGACGATAAAGAGACATTCGACTACGCTGAGACGCTTGCGGAGCCGATACAGCGCTTTGCAGATGTACTGGAAAAAGCACAAATACAAGCAAAGGAGATAAATCAATGA
- the mobQ gene encoding MobQ family relaxase: MAIYHLEAKVVSRGTGRSAVAASAYLSCTNILNDYDGVRHDYTRKKGLVWQDVFLPEFAPAEWKDRGLLWNAVEENEKTKDSRLAREFVPALPIELTPAQWQELLTDFIQNSFVAEGMCADVAIHDPHPPGHNPHAHIMLTVRPLDEQGNWQYKTEKEYLCVRNGEERGFTAAEFKAAQADGWEKQYPYKVGRKKVYMPPSEAEKHGYERANKHPKSTKFGRQNPIAERWNSKEQLAEWRKAWADVTNCYLERYGHDERIDHRSHADRGLTEQPTIHEGVVARALEKKGVISDRCEINRQIKADNALLRELKATVKKLMQAVKNTVPAIAEALEKLRSSILIFSYQLRYIGVDKNRMGKRVDAVKPELERYASLVQQIKEKSKERRNLLAEKKETPFYLIPKLHDLTHRITELTEEIEELKTEKDFLLRSLDCADDAGISEVKKEIATLEGALQKLSEQEEKYSAELDEALKQYAELKEQGAGMDAAELMDARLAVREEKERSAVDRVKAAYGEKYDPMLMHDSKRDVANLLHEESDTRSVREFIRRKQQQQSQQKQNKKKNRDSWER; this comes from the coding sequence ATGGCGATCTACCACTTGGAAGCCAAAGTGGTCAGCCGAGGTACGGGACGGTCTGCGGTTGCCGCTTCCGCTTATCTGAGCTGTACCAACATCTTGAATGACTATGACGGAGTACGGCACGACTATACACGAAAGAAAGGGCTTGTGTGGCAAGATGTATTTCTGCCGGAGTTTGCTCCTGCCGAATGGAAAGACCGAGGCCTGCTTTGGAACGCCGTGGAAGAAAACGAAAAGACCAAGGACAGCCGCCTTGCACGTGAGTTCGTTCCGGCTCTGCCTATTGAGCTGACACCAGCACAATGGCAGGAACTTCTAACCGATTTTATTCAGAACAGCTTTGTTGCCGAGGGGATGTGCGCTGATGTTGCCATTCACGATCCGCATCCGCCCGGTCATAATCCGCACGCTCATATTATGCTGACGGTGCGCCCGCTTGATGAACAGGGCAACTGGCAGTACAAGACCGAGAAAGAATATCTCTGTGTCAGAAACGGCGAGGAACGAGGCTTTACCGCCGCCGAGTTCAAGGCGGCACAGGCAGACGGATGGGAAAAGCAATATCCGTACAAGGTCGGTCGAAAGAAAGTGTATATGCCTCCATCCGAGGCTGAGAAGCACGGCTATGAACGAGCCAACAAACACCCCAAAAGCACCAAGTTCGGCAGACAGAATCCCATTGCCGAGCGTTGGAACAGCAAAGAACAGCTTGCGGAGTGGCGCAAGGCGTGGGCAGACGTGACCAACTGTTATTTAGAGAGATACGGACACGACGAGCGCATCGACCACCGCAGCCATGCAGACAGAGGCTTGACCGAGCAGCCCACTATTCACGAGGGTGTGGTTGCCCGTGCGTTGGAGAAAAAGGGTGTTATCTCTGACCGCTGTGAAATCAACCGTCAGATCAAGGCAGACAATGCACTTCTCCGTGAGCTGAAAGCAACGGTCAAGAAGCTGATGCAAGCGGTAAAGAATACGGTTCCTGCCATAGCGGAAGCATTGGAAAAGCTACGCAGCAGTATACTGATTTTCAGCTATCAGCTTCGTTATATTGGTGTAGATAAGAACCGCATGGGTAAGCGTGTTGATGCAGTCAAGCCGGAGCTTGAACGCTATGCGAGTTTGGTGCAACAAATCAAGGAGAAATCCAAGGAACGGAGGAATCTGCTTGCGGAGAAAAAGGAAACGCCGTTCTATCTGATACCCAAGCTGCATGACCTTACCCACCGCATTACCGAGCTGACTGAGGAAATCGAGGAGCTGAAAACCGAAAAAGACTTTCTGCTTCGTTCTTTGGACTGCGCCGACGATGCGGGTATTTCCGAGGTGAAGAAAGAAATCGCCACATTGGAGGGTGCGCTGCAGAAGCTGTCCGAGCAGGAAGAAAAATATTCTGCCGAGCTTGATGAAGCTTTGAAGCAGTATGCCGAGCTGAAAGAACAAGGCGCTGGTATGGATGCCGCTGAGTTGATGGATGCACGGCTTGCCGTTCGTGAGGAAAAGGAACGCTCTGCCGTTGACCGTGTGAAAGCTGCCTACGGCGAGAAATACGATCCGATGCTGATGCACGACAGCAAGCGTGATGTGGCAAATCTGCTCCATGAAGAATCAGATACACGTTCTGTTCGGGAGTTCATTCGCCGGAAACAGCAACAGCAGTCACAGCAAAAGCAGAACAAGAAGAAGAATCGAGACAGTTGGGAGCGATAA
- a CDS encoding DUF3795 domain-containing protein produces the protein MKAIAFCGLACCVCSENKGCVGCQDGGCESHGWCKNYNCCKEKGLNGCWECSEFPCTGCMLDKPRIRAFAEFARRYGVEELEKCLLRNKEKGIVYHYESQLVGDYDKCQTEEEIIEMIKTGK, from the coding sequence ATGAAAGCTATTGCATTTTGTGGTCTTGCGTGTTGCGTTTGTTCCGAAAATAAAGGCTGTGTAGGTTGCCAAGACGGAGGCTGTGAAAGCCACGGCTGGTGCAAAAACTATAACTGTTGTAAAGAAAAAGGGCTGAACGGCTGTTGGGAATGTTCTGAATTTCCTTGCACCGGATGTATGCTCGATAAGCCCCGTATTCGTGCTTTTGCAGAGTTTGCAAGAAGATATGGTGTAGAGGAACTTGAAAAATGTCTCCTTAGAAACAAGGAAAAAGGCATTGTGTATCACTATGAAAGTCAGCTTGTTGGCGACTATGACAAATGCCAGACCGAGGAAGAAATCATTGAAATGATTAAGACCGGAAAGTGA
- a CDS encoding IS3 family transposase, with the protein MKFIAFKTKDGELKGNLSFYCRALRVSRQGFYRYLANKDRPWKYQALADAMMEILEEDDCNDTYGRIRMYQALMLKQPENVDIPSERTVYRVMEDIGISHHPRRKPNGITKADREARKSEDLLKRDFKSEEPLSKCVTDITEIKASDGKLYVSAVFDCFDSSVVGLAMDTNMKAPLCVRTLKNAAEAYPGIRGAIIHSDRGSQYTSRLYRDAINQYGIRQSMNSAGGRCHDNARCESMWARMKSELLYDRYDTEKMSTDELKTLIWRYFISYWNNRRICSANGGLPPIIKRQRYYDSLEEAA; encoded by the coding sequence ATGAAGTTTATTGCGTTTAAAACCAAAGACGGCGAATTAAAAGGAAATCTTTCTTTTTACTGCAGAGCCCTTCGTGTCAGCAGGCAGGGATTTTACCGGTACCTTGCAAATAAAGACCGCCCATGGAAGTACCAGGCTCTGGCAGATGCCATGATGGAGATCCTTGAGGAAGACGATTGTAATGACACCTACGGCCGGATCCGCATGTATCAGGCATTAATGTTAAAACAGCCTGAAAATGTGGATATTCCCAGCGAACGTACTGTTTACCGTGTCATGGAGGATATTGGAATCAGCCATCATCCCAGGCGTAAACCAAACGGAATCACGAAAGCAGACCGGGAAGCCCGGAAATCAGAAGATCTGTTAAAACGTGATTTCAAGTCAGAGGAACCGCTGTCCAAGTGCGTAACAGACATAACAGAGATCAAAGCCAGCGATGGAAAGCTGTATGTTTCCGCTGTTTTCGACTGCTTCGATTCCAGCGTGGTTGGCCTGGCAATGGATACAAACATGAAAGCTCCGTTATGTGTGCGGACATTGAAAAACGCGGCGGAAGCGTATCCAGGCATCCGCGGAGCAATTATCCACAGTGACAGGGGAAGCCAGTACACCAGCCGGCTTTATCGGGACGCAATCAATCAATATGGCATCCGACAAAGCATGAACAGCGCGGGTGGAAGATGCCATGATAATGCCCGCTGTGAAAGCATGTGGGCCAGAATGAAATCAGAACTGTTATATGACCGCTATGATACTGAGAAGATGAGCACAGATGAACTGAAAACCCTGATCTGGAGATATTTCATCAGCTATTGGAATAACCGGAGGATCTGTTCTGCTAATGGAGGGCTTCCTCCCATCATCAAACGACAGCGATACTATGATTCTCTGGAAGAAGCAGCATAG
- a CDS encoding IS3 family transposase encodes MKFIALKTKDGKLKGDIFFYCRTLHVSRQGFYQYLANKDRPWKYQPLADAMMEILEEDDCNDTYGRIRMYQALMLKQPENVDIPSERTVYRVMEDIGISHHPRRKPNGITKADRQARKSEDLLKRDFKSEKPLVKCVTDITEIKASDGKLYVSAVFDCFDSSVVGLAMDTNMKAPLCARTLENAAKTYPDIHGAIIHSDRGSQYTSQLYRDVIRKYGIRQSMNSAGGRCHDNARCESMWARMKSELLYDRYDTEKMSTDELKTLIWRYFISYWNNRRICSSNGGLPPMIKRQRYYDSLKEAA; translated from the coding sequence ATGAAGTTCATTGCTCTTAAAACCAAAGACGGCAAATTAAAAGGGGATATCTTCTTTTACTGTAGAACCCTTCATGTCAGCAGGCAGGGATTCTACCAGTACCTTGCAAATAAAGACCGCCCATGGAAGTATCAGCCCCTGGCAGACGCCATGATGGAAATCCTTGAGGAAGATGATTGTAATGACACCTACGGCCGGATCCGTATGTATCAGGCATTAATGTTAAAACAGCCTGAAAATGTGGATATTCCCAGCGAACGTACTGTTTACCGTGTCATGGAGGATATCGGCATCAGCCACCATCCCAGGCGCAAACCAAACGGAATCACGAAAGCGGATCGGCAAGCCCGGAAATCAGAAGATCTGTTAAAACGTGATTTTAAGTCAGAGAAGCCGCTGGTCAAGTGTGTAACAGACATAACAGAGATCAAAGCCAGCGATGGAAAGCTGTATGTTTCGGCTGTTTTTGACTGCTTCGATTCCAGCGTGGTTGGACTGGCGATGGATACTAATATGAAAGCTCCATTATGTGCGCGGACACTGGAAAACGCGGCGAAGACATATCCGGACATCCATGGGGCAATTATCCACAGTGACAGGGGAAGCCAGTACACGAGCCAGCTTTACCGGGATGTAATCCGGAAGTATGGCATACGGCAGAGCATGAACAGTGCAGGCGGCAGATGCCATGATAACGCCCGCTGCGAGAGCATGTGGGCCAGAATGAAATCTGAACTACTCTATGACCGTTACGATACAGAGAAGATGAGCACGGATGAACTGAAAACCCTGATCTGGAGATATTTCATCAGCTATTGGAATAACCGGAGGATCTGTTCCTCTAATGGAGGCCTTCCTCCCATGATAAAACGGCAGCGATACTATGATTCCCTGAAAGAAGCAGCATAG
- a CDS encoding Type 1 glutamine amidotransferase-like domain-containing protein: MYSKECGKYHDGIVGGFTTYGIPEENINFINYFTDTKESATQKIKSADIVYFLGGLPDRMMDRIKEFDLYDILMQHDGILMGYSAGAVIQLAEYHLSPDDDYPEFKYYEGLPYLNDFYLEVHYEGTSEQDESIQRVLAERGKTVYATAVRAGAILVDNGNLKLLGDVKVFGR; this comes from the coding sequence TTGTATAGCAAGGAATGTGGCAAATATCACGATGGGATTGTTGGAGGCTTTACTACTTATGGCATCCCGGAAGAAAACATTAACTTTATCAATTATTTTACCGACACAAAGGAATCTGCAACTCAAAAAATCAAAAGCGCAGACATTGTTTATTTCCTTGGTGGGTTGCCGGACAGAATGATGGATCGAATCAAAGAGTTCGATTTGTATGATATTTTGATGCAACATGATGGGATTCTGATGGGCTATAGTGCCGGTGCTGTCATTCAGTTAGCAGAGTACCATTTGTCTCCCGATGATGATTACCCCGAATTTAAGTATTATGAGGGGCTTCCTTATCTGAATGATTTTTATTTGGAAGTTCACTATGAGGGGACTTCGGAACAGGATGAGTCGATACAACGGGTACTTGCTGAACGTGGTAAAACCGTGTACGCAACCGCTGTGCGAGCTGGCGCAATTCTCGTGGATAATGGAAACCTTAAACTGCTCGGTGATGTCAAGGTGTTTGGCAGATAG
- a CDS encoding site-specific integrase, whose amino-acid sequence MENIKQDAGEKIPLSEDEIKRLIDFCTNSGTYSVYVPFLTIAIGTCLRCGELTGLTWGDIDMKNRTISVNHQLIYKNFGDGCKFHVSEPKTDAGKRTIPMTETVHRAFVELRKQNLILGRRSDAEVDGYSNFVFVSGNGQPFAINAVNSFLLNMEKAYNKAHPEEAIPHLSAHILRHTGCTLLASAGMDIKALQNVMGHSDASITMNVYKHSSFERTEKEVQRIDNVINF is encoded by the coding sequence ATGGAAAACATCAAGCAGGATGCCGGGGAGAAGATACCGTTGTCAGAAGATGAAATAAAAAGGCTGATAGATTTTTGCACAAACAGCGGTACATATTCCGTCTATGTTCCATTCCTTACAATCGCAATCGGCACTTGTTTACGGTGCGGGGAACTTACTGGCCTGACATGGGGCGATATAGACATGAAAAACCGTACAATCAGCGTAAATCACCAACTGATCTATAAAAACTTTGGTGACGGATGTAAATTCCATGTGAGCGAACCAAAAACGGATGCCGGGAAAAGAACCATACCCATGACGGAAACGGTTCACAGGGCATTTGTGGAACTGAGAAAGCAGAATTTGATACTAGGCAGACGGAGTGATGCGGAGGTGGACGGATATAGCAATTTTGTATTTGTCAGCGGCAACGGACAGCCATTTGCGATCAATGCGGTCAATAGTTTTCTGTTGAATATGGAAAAGGCGTATAATAAAGCACATCCAGAAGAAGCGATACCGCACCTGTCAGCGCATATTTTAAGGCATACCGGGTGTACTTTGCTTGCATCCGCAGGAATGGATATCAAGGCACTACAGAACGTCATGGGGCATTCTGATGCAAGTATCACAATGAACGTGTACAAACATAGCAGCTTTGAGAGAACCGAAAAGGAAGTACAGAGAATTGACAATGTAATCAATTTTTAA
- a CDS encoding DUF3847 domain-containing protein: MITDEKKLLQAKHRLEEAEMRDRNKERKARTRRLIQEGAILEKVFPNVASMSLDELEDFLCGLKR, from the coding sequence ATGATCACAGACGAGAAGAAATTACTACAAGCCAAGCACAGACTGGAGGAAGCAGAGATGCGTGACCGTAATAAGGAGCGAAAAGCGAGGACACGACGGCTGATCCAGGAGGGAGCGATACTGGAAAAGGTCTTTCCGAACGTTGCTTCCATGAGCCTTGACGAATTGGAGGACTTTCTATGCGGGCTAAAACGATAA